GGTATTCCTTCGGCCGTAAAAGCAGAATTGGGTTTTCACTGATCCTGACTTCAGGTATTTACCTGGGAGAAGGGGCTGTGATTCAAAGTGGGAACTTAATTCTCACGAAATCTATTCATCTGGGCACTCGATCGCGCATTCAACGCATGAATTTGCTTAAGGGGCGTTTCCGAGTGCAATTGGATGCTGAAGCCGTTATCAATAAATACAACAGGATTCTTTCGGCAAGTTCCAATCTGCGCGAATCGGAACTAATCCTGGGTATAAATGCCATAATCGGCGTATCGCATTTTATCGACATGACGGCCAGTGTCCGTCTCGGTGCAAACTCCATTTTAGCTGGCATCGGAAGTCAGCTCTGGACTCATGGGTTCTATCATAGCAGATCTGGAGCAGCACGCTGGAGAGTGGACGGCAGCATCTCAATTGGACAAAATGTCTATGTCGGTTCGCGCGTATTGATTTGTTCGGACGTATGTATTTGTGATGCTGTGACTGTAGGGGCCGGGGCTGTAGTGGCTAAATCGCTCACTGAGCCGGGGCTTTATGTTGGGCAGGCTTTGCGTTACAAAGAATTTGATCCGGATCAGGCCATCTGCCATTACGCTAAAGTGGCAGATCGAATTTATGAAAAGCGACAGTCTCACAAAAATGGTGGTGCACAATAAAAGCCTGCTCTTTAAAAAGGTGCGGGATAACATCCTGTTTTTTGTATTGTCAAAGGGAGTTGCCTTCTTGGCCCCTATTTTTTTTCTTAATTTTGTTTCCCTTGAAGAGTATGGTGTAGTGGAATTCTCCTACGCGCTGGGGAGTGTACTCGCCGTCGTGGCTATGTTGGGTTTAGGGGGGGCTTATCCTTATTTCGTGCTTCGTCGGGGGGAAAGGGATAAAAAGCAGGTTTTTATGCTCTATGGAGTTCCTGTACTGGGGATAGCCGTCATAGCCTGTTTGTTGCGTTGGTACGGAGCGATCGGTCAACGATTTTCGCTAATTTTGCTTTTTACCTTGATTTTTGCACTCCAAAGGCTCTACAGCTCTATCCTCAAATCGGAAGACAAGGGTTGGCTGGGTGTATTGTTCGACGGGGGATATTATTTCATATTGACAGGAGTGATTTTGGTCATATGGAGTTTCGGAATCACTCATCATGTTATGCTCCTTGAAGCGGCCATGCAGGTTTACCTTTTTGTGTTGGGCGGGTTTTATGTGCGACAGTTTTATAAGCTCCACACCAAAAGCATACCTGCCCTGCTGCACGACGACTGCGGCGAGATTCTTCGTTACAGCCTGCATATGGTTGTCTCCGGAATTATTATCTATTGGCTTACGT
This Alistipes onderdonkii DNA region includes the following protein-coding sequences:
- a CDS encoding acyltransferase, which codes for MKRWLIASILFLLPSCIAFPLVRIFGGEGYSFGRKSRIGFSLILTSGIYLGEGAVIQSGNLILTKSIHLGTRSRIQRMNLLKGRFRVQLDAEAVINKYNRILSASSNLRESELILGINAIIGVSHFIDMTASVRLGANSILAGIGSQLWTHGFYHSRSGAARWRVDGSISIGQNVYVGSRVLICSDVCICDAVTVGAGAVVAKSLTEPGLYVGQALRYKEFDPDQAICHYAKVADRIYEKRQSHKNGGAQ